In one Culex quinquefasciatus strain JHB chromosome 2, VPISU_Cqui_1.0_pri_paternal, whole genome shotgun sequence genomic region, the following are encoded:
- the LOC6038912 gene encoding protein timeless isoform X6: MEWLLANPQINSTFGSLGAVVDEVYLVSEDCLVNLEEIIGKLAVEDTTLRTFRRAIGFGQNVKNDIVPLLVHAKDSKILDPTIRLLVNLTVPAECLLPVDLVSKSEIGRHTIFELNKLLITSKEAFVDWKTTKAVIDYMKSILEKDSKLSIQNCDSINNCLLLLRNILHVPEVNTPGETKPAHSTSLQNQILWNLFTQSVDKLLIYLMSCPQRAFWAVTMAQLVALMYKDQHISTLQKLLSFWFESTLSESSEDNESNTSPPQQCSGDSSPMLTSDPTSDSSDNGSSKMNTSISKDPSEAEQVSRMGTEFPTQIIVARAIKSHQIYHQTMGTTCAAKHPTQPAHPHDPKAPLVTTNSPPGVENSTVSPKLPSDLHAFQSPFQVQPKLATSTSSPTGAPASKVDTSPKTSPSPPTTPSPAISCKDLSDDPKSPSSGQESTGPSSTTGIKNQASLSETSDCGYGTQAEKESISTSSNEDDGPNQKPQHQKPPPNQKQRFNAANKQRNPAAVPDKKELRRKKLVKRSKSNIITMKGLIHHVPTDDDISNILKEFTVDFLLKGYGFLVQELHAQLLSDLQVQIDTSHFFWLVTYFLKFASQLELDIEHVNTVLSYDIVSYLTYEGVMLCEQLEQLTRVAQNDIKPCLRRIHLVVTAIREFLQALETYKKSSHLTKEDRELLKTLQLQIGSTDDLKCLFVLLLRCYNPSLQSKQYLQDLIVTNHSLLLLLDGIRDIPGANVTDMLSHIRQFATVEIMHQYGLMLEDFRENGAFVNDCIFTMMHHVGGDLGLMNVLFQPNILKTFSLIWETEYEICDFIHMNQDWSDLIEYVIHKFINTPQPSPLTLTSTLPDLSSQLLSSNLMSTWTQEDKDSLQWYYVQCKQSKCMVADILRLFEENGNQQKTRVSIIEQLWEQDIVTLSQYDELMKLENPDYERNVQTPGFSVASAKSEKMDDDNRPSSKAVDDIQVLRDRLFKENKGKLVVWLQKSLLDCCFVKLNLLSGTVVVMEPVPYHCILQKKSIPIVPWNLEQFNVLSYQPFVLLLHKLGFHLPADARKMFVRIPEFWTADILYNIALKLGPLEKSIIKFDLKHLNKALSMEKQTKSEPFPVSDGVIKPDIYGTLASGYTPDVTTNWLQVVMRNKAAAESASSTRAMEIPVTPQVIVSTGATLHPSNGTTGGGKPASHPKLAHDLSIIVEAASNDELPVGEEDDDDELDRSDGPALAGHDVVSDCETASVASDLTRMYVSDEEDKHDIVPQIL; this comes from the exons ATGGAATGGTTGCTAGCGAATCCGCAGATTAACAGCACTTTTGGTTCGCTCGGTGCAGTCGTGGATGAAGTGTACCTGGTGAGTGAGGACTGTCTCGTGAATCTGGAGGAAATTATCGGCAAATTGGCCGTCGAAGATACTACGCTGAGAACATTCCGAAGGGCGATTGGGTTTGGTCAGAATGTTAAGAACGATATTGTCCCGTTGTTGGTTCATGCCAAGGATTCTAAGATTCTCGATCCGACAATTCGGTTACTGGTGAATCTGACCGTGCCGGCGGAATGCTTACTTCCGGTGGATCTGGTCTCCAAGTCGGAGATTGGACGCCACACCATTTTCGAGTTGAACAAACTGCTCATAACCAGCAAGGAAGCGTTTGTCGACTGGAAAACAACCAAGGCAGTTATCGATTATATGAAGTCCATCCTCGAGAAGGACAGCAAGctatcgattcagaattgtgacAGTATTAACAATTGTTTGTTGCTATTACGGAACATTCTGCATGTTCCTGAGGTGAACACGCCTGGTGAAACGAAGCCAGCTCACAGTACATCGTTGCAAAATCAGATACTATGGAACTTGTTTACGCAAAGCGTGGACAAGCTGTTGATCTACCTGATGTCTTGTCCTCAGCGGGCATTCTGGGCCGTTACGATGGCTCAGTTGGTGGCCCTGATGTACAAAGATCAGCACATCAGCACCCTCCAAAAGCTGCTCAGCTTTTGGTTCGAATCTACCCTGTCCGAAAGCTCCGAAGACAACGAGAGCAACACTTCGCCACCACAGCAGTGCAGTGGAGATTCTAGTCCCATGCTGACGTCGGACCCGACTTCGGACTCATCCGATAATG GAAGTTCCAAAATGAACACCTCCATTAGCAAGGATCCGAGTGAGGCCGAGCAGGTTTCCCGAATGGGGACCGAGTTTCCGACGCAGATCATCGTGGCACGAGCCATCAAATCGCATCAGATATACCATCAAACGATGGGAACCACCTGCGCAGCTAAGCATCCAACACAACCAGCCCATCCGCATGATCCCAAGGCTCCGCTGGTGACGACCAATTCTCCTCCGGGTGTCGAGAACTCTACTGTAAGTCCCAAATTACCCAGCGATTTACACGCTTTTCAATCCCCCTTTCAGGTGCAGCCAAAACTCGCTACTTCAACCTCGTCTCCTACCGGTGCTCCGGCATCCAAAGTGGACACATCCCCAAAAACCTCCCCCAGTCCTCCCACTACTCCTTCGCCGGCTATATCTTGCAAAGATTTATCCGACGACCCCAAATCCCCTTCGTCCGGCCAAGAAAGCACCGGACCGTCCTCTACCACCGGCATCAAAAACCAAGCCTCTCTGTCGGAGACCTCCGACTGTGGTTACGGAACGCAAGCCGAAAAAGAATCCATCTCGACGTCCAGCAACGAAGACGATGGTCCCAACCAGAAGCCGCAGCATCAGAAACCTCCACCGAACCAGAAGCAGCGCTTCAACGCGGCCAACAAGCAACGCAACCCGGCCGCCGTTCCAGACAAGAAGGAACTCCGCCGCAAGAAGCTGGTCAAGCGAAGCAAGAGCAACAT AATCACCATGAAGGGACTGATACATCACGTCCCAACCGACGACGACATCTCCAACATATTGAAGGAGTTCACCGTCGACTTCCTGCTCAAAGGGTACGGCTTCCTGGTACAGGAACTCCACGCACAATTACTCTCAGACCTG CAGGTGCAAATTGACACGTCGCACTTTTTCTGGCTGGTAACGTACTTCCTCAAGTTTGCCTCCCAGCTGGAGCTGGACATCGAGCACGTGAACACCGTGCTGTCGTACGACATCGTCTCGTACCTGACGTACGAGGGGGTGATGCTGTGCGAGCAGCTCGAGCAGCTGACGCGCGTTGCCCAGAACGACATCAAGCCCTGCCTGCGGCGGATTCATTTG GTCGTAACGGCAATCCGCGAGTTTCTGCAGGCCCTTGAAACCTACAAGAAAAGTTCCCACTTGACCAAG GAGGACCGGGAGTTGCTCAAAACGTTGCAGCTCCAAATTGGCAGCACGGACGATTTGAAGTGTTTGTTTGTGCTGCTGTTGCGCTGCTACAACCCGAGTTTGCAGAGCAAACAGTATCTGCAGGACCTGATTGTGACGAACCAcagtttgctgctgctgctggatggAATCCGGGACATTCCGGGCGCCAACGTGACGGACATGCTGTCCCACATTAGACA GTTTGCAACGGTTGAGATTATGCACCAGTACGGACTGATGCTGGAGGATTTCCGAGAAAATGGGGCGTTTGTGAACGATTGCATTTTCACCATGATGCACCACGTGGGTGGTGATTTGGGACTTATGAACGTGCTGTTCCAGCCGAAtatattgaaaacattttcactGATATGGGAAACTGAGTACGAGATATGTGAT TTTATTCACATGAATCAGGATTGGTCGGATTTGATTGAGTACGTCATCCACAAGTTCATCAACACGCCACAACCAAGCCCGCTAACGCTGACGAGCACGCTGCCAGACCTGAGCTCACAACTGCTGTCGAGTAATCTGATGAGCACGTGGACTCAGGAGGATAAGGATTCGCTCCAGTGGTACTACGTTCAGTGCAAGCAGAGCAAGTGTATGGTTGCCGATATCCTGCGACTGTTTGAGGAGAACGGAAACCAACAAAAGACTCGGGTATCGATTATCGAGCAGCTGTGGGAGCAGGACATTGTCACGTTGTCCCAGTACGATGAGTTGATGAAGCTGGAGAACCCGGACTACGAGCGGAACGTGCAAACGCCGGGCTTTTCTGTGGCCTCGGCCAAGTCGGAAAAAATGGACGACGATAACCGACCGTCATCCAAGGCGGTTGATGACATACAG GTACTGCGCGATCGATTGTTTAAGGAGAACAAAGGGAAGCTGGTTGTTTGGTTGCAAAAAAGTTTGCTTGACTGCTGTTTCGTGAAGCTCAATCTGCTCAGCGGGACCGTCGTGGTCATGGAACCTGTCCCTTATCATTGCATTC tgcaaaaaaaatccatccCCATCGTCCCCTGGAATTTGGAGCAGTTCAACGTGCTCTCGTATCAACCGTTCGTCCTACTGCTACACAAGCTGGGATTCCACCTGCCGGCCGACGCTCGCAAGATGTTCGTCCGGATCCCCGAGTTCTGGACCGCCGACATACTGTACAACATTGCCCTGAAGCTGGGACCGCTGGAAAAAT CCATCATCAAGTTCGACCTGAAGCACCTGAACAAGGCCCTCTCGATGGAGAAGCAAACCAAGAGCGAACCCTTCCCCGTGTCGGACGGCGTCATCAAGCCCGACATTTACGGCACCCTTGCAAG TGGATACACGCCGGATGTCACCACCAACTGGTTGCAGGTCGTGATGAGGAACAAGGCTGCGGCCGAAAGCGCCAG CAGCACACGAGCGATGGAAATTCCGGTGACGCCGCAGGTAATCGTGTCCACCGGCGCCACCCTCCACCCCTCCAACGGAACCACTGGAGGAGGAAAACCCGCGTCCCACCCTAAGCTGGCACACGACCTGTCCATCATCGTTGAGGCGGCGTCCAACGACGAACTGCCCGTGGGAgaggaagacgacgacgacgagttggATCGGTCCGATGGTCCCGCCCTGGCCGGGCATGACGTCGTCAG TGACTGTGAAACCGCATCGGTGGCCTCCGACCTTACCAGGATGTACGTCAGCGACGAGGAGGACAAGCACGACATCGTGCCGCAAATCCTGTAA
- the LOC6038912 gene encoding protein timeless isoform X1, with protein sequence MEWLLANPQINSTFGSLGAVVDEVYLVSEDCLVNLEEIIGKLAVEDTTLRTFRRAIGFGQNVKNDIVPLLVHAKDSKILDPTIRLLVNLTVPAECLLPVDLVSKSEIGRHTIFELNKLLITSKEAFVDWKTTKAVIDYMKSILEKDSKLSIQNCDSINNCLLLLRNILHVPEVNTPGETKPAHSTSLQNQILWNLFTQSVDKLLIYLMSCPQRAFWAVTMAQLVALMYKDQHISTLQKLLSFWFESTLSESSEDNESNTSPPQQCSGDSSPMLTSDPTSDSSDNGDSLTLGWDHQCTQTTLPIPGSSKMNTSISKDPSEAEQVSRMGTEFPTQIIVARAIKSHQIYHQTMGTTCAAKHPTQPAHPHDPKAPLVTTNSPPGVENSTVSPKLPSDLHAFQSPFQVQPKLATSTSSPTGAPASKVDTSPKTSPSPPTTPSPAISCKDLSDDPKSPSSGQESTGPSSTTGIKNQASLSETSDCGYGTQAEKESISTSSNEDDGPNQKPQHQKPPPNQKQRFNAANKQRNPAAVPDKKELRRKKLVKRSKSNIITMKGLIHHVPTDDDISNILKEFTVDFLLKGYGFLVQELHAQLLSDLQVQIDTSHFFWLVTYFLKFASQLELDIEHVNTVLSYDIVSYLTYEGVMLCEQLEQLTRVAQNDIKPCLRRIHLVVTAIREFLQALETYKKSSHLTKEDRELLKTLQLQIGSTDDLKCLFVLLLRCYNPSLQSKQYLQDLIVTNHSLLLLLDGIRDIPGANVTDMLSHIRQFATVEIMHQYGLMLEDFRENGAFVNDCIFTMMHHVGGDLGLMNVLFQPNILKTFSLIWETEYEICDDWSDLIEYVIHKFINTPQPSPLTLTSTLPDLSSQLLSSNLMSTWTQEDKDSLQWYYVQCKQSKCMVADILRLFEENGNQQKTRVSIIEQLWEQDIVTLSQYDELMKLENPDYERNVQTPGFSVASAKSEKMDDDNRPSSKAVDDIQVLRDRLFKENKGKLVVWLQKSLLDCCFVKLNLLSGTVVVMEPVPYHCILQKKSIPIVPWNLEQFNVLSYQPFVLLLHKLGFHLPADARKMFVRIPEFWTADILYNIALKLGPLEKSIIKFDLKHLNKALSMEKQTKSEPFPVSDGVIKPDIYGTLARSNKSNPVRSGYTPDVTTNWLQVVMRNKAAAESASSTRAMEIPVTPQVIVSTGATLHPSNGTTGGGKPASHPKLAHDLSIIVEAASNDELPVGEEDDDDELDRSDGPALAGHDVVSDCETASVASDLTRMYVSDEEDKHDIVPQIL encoded by the exons ATGGAATGGTTGCTAGCGAATCCGCAGATTAACAGCACTTTTGGTTCGCTCGGTGCAGTCGTGGATGAAGTGTACCTGGTGAGTGAGGACTGTCTCGTGAATCTGGAGGAAATTATCGGCAAATTGGCCGTCGAAGATACTACGCTGAGAACATTCCGAAGGGCGATTGGGTTTGGTCAGAATGTTAAGAACGATATTGTCCCGTTGTTGGTTCATGCCAAGGATTCTAAGATTCTCGATCCGACAATTCGGTTACTGGTGAATCTGACCGTGCCGGCGGAATGCTTACTTCCGGTGGATCTGGTCTCCAAGTCGGAGATTGGACGCCACACCATTTTCGAGTTGAACAAACTGCTCATAACCAGCAAGGAAGCGTTTGTCGACTGGAAAACAACCAAGGCAGTTATCGATTATATGAAGTCCATCCTCGAGAAGGACAGCAAGctatcgattcagaattgtgacAGTATTAACAATTGTTTGTTGCTATTACGGAACATTCTGCATGTTCCTGAGGTGAACACGCCTGGTGAAACGAAGCCAGCTCACAGTACATCGTTGCAAAATCAGATACTATGGAACTTGTTTACGCAAAGCGTGGACAAGCTGTTGATCTACCTGATGTCTTGTCCTCAGCGGGCATTCTGGGCCGTTACGATGGCTCAGTTGGTGGCCCTGATGTACAAAGATCAGCACATCAGCACCCTCCAAAAGCTGCTCAGCTTTTGGTTCGAATCTACCCTGTCCGAAAGCTCCGAAGACAACGAGAGCAACACTTCGCCACCACAGCAGTGCAGTGGAGATTCTAGTCCCATGCTGACGTCGGACCCGACTTCGGACTCATCCGATAATGGTGATAGCTTGACACTGGGATGGGATCATCAGTGTACTCAAACTACTTTACCAATTCCAGGAAGTTCCAAAATGAACACCTCCATTAGCAAGGATCCGAGTGAGGCCGAGCAGGTTTCCCGAATGGGGACCGAGTTTCCGACGCAGATCATCGTGGCACGAGCCATCAAATCGCATCAGATATACCATCAAACGATGGGAACCACCTGCGCAGCTAAGCATCCAACACAACCAGCCCATCCGCATGATCCCAAGGCTCCGCTGGTGACGACCAATTCTCCTCCGGGTGTCGAGAACTCTACTGTAAGTCCCAAATTACCCAGCGATTTACACGCTTTTCAATCCCCCTTTCAGGTGCAGCCAAAACTCGCTACTTCAACCTCGTCTCCTACCGGTGCTCCGGCATCCAAAGTGGACACATCCCCAAAAACCTCCCCCAGTCCTCCCACTACTCCTTCGCCGGCTATATCTTGCAAAGATTTATCCGACGACCCCAAATCCCCTTCGTCCGGCCAAGAAAGCACCGGACCGTCCTCTACCACCGGCATCAAAAACCAAGCCTCTCTGTCGGAGACCTCCGACTGTGGTTACGGAACGCAAGCCGAAAAAGAATCCATCTCGACGTCCAGCAACGAAGACGATGGTCCCAACCAGAAGCCGCAGCATCAGAAACCTCCACCGAACCAGAAGCAGCGCTTCAACGCGGCCAACAAGCAACGCAACCCGGCCGCCGTTCCAGACAAGAAGGAACTCCGCCGCAAGAAGCTGGTCAAGCGAAGCAAGAGCAACAT AATCACCATGAAGGGACTGATACATCACGTCCCAACCGACGACGACATCTCCAACATATTGAAGGAGTTCACCGTCGACTTCCTGCTCAAAGGGTACGGCTTCCTGGTACAGGAACTCCACGCACAATTACTCTCAGACCTG CAGGTGCAAATTGACACGTCGCACTTTTTCTGGCTGGTAACGTACTTCCTCAAGTTTGCCTCCCAGCTGGAGCTGGACATCGAGCACGTGAACACCGTGCTGTCGTACGACATCGTCTCGTACCTGACGTACGAGGGGGTGATGCTGTGCGAGCAGCTCGAGCAGCTGACGCGCGTTGCCCAGAACGACATCAAGCCCTGCCTGCGGCGGATTCATTTG GTCGTAACGGCAATCCGCGAGTTTCTGCAGGCCCTTGAAACCTACAAGAAAAGTTCCCACTTGACCAAG GAGGACCGGGAGTTGCTCAAAACGTTGCAGCTCCAAATTGGCAGCACGGACGATTTGAAGTGTTTGTTTGTGCTGCTGTTGCGCTGCTACAACCCGAGTTTGCAGAGCAAACAGTATCTGCAGGACCTGATTGTGACGAACCAcagtttgctgctgctgctggatggAATCCGGGACATTCCGGGCGCCAACGTGACGGACATGCTGTCCCACATTAGACA GTTTGCAACGGTTGAGATTATGCACCAGTACGGACTGATGCTGGAGGATTTCCGAGAAAATGGGGCGTTTGTGAACGATTGCATTTTCACCATGATGCACCACGTGGGTGGTGATTTGGGACTTATGAACGTGCTGTTCCAGCCGAAtatattgaaaacattttcactGATATGGGAAACTGAGTACGAGATATGTGAT GATTGGTCGGATTTGATTGAGTACGTCATCCACAAGTTCATCAACACGCCACAACCAAGCCCGCTAACGCTGACGAGCACGCTGCCAGACCTGAGCTCACAACTGCTGTCGAGTAATCTGATGAGCACGTGGACTCAGGAGGATAAGGATTCGCTCCAGTGGTACTACGTTCAGTGCAAGCAGAGCAAGTGTATGGTTGCCGATATCCTGCGACTGTTTGAGGAGAACGGAAACCAACAAAAGACTCGGGTATCGATTATCGAGCAGCTGTGGGAGCAGGACATTGTCACGTTGTCCCAGTACGATGAGTTGATGAAGCTGGAGAACCCGGACTACGAGCGGAACGTGCAAACGCCGGGCTTTTCTGTGGCCTCGGCCAAGTCGGAAAAAATGGACGACGATAACCGACCGTCATCCAAGGCGGTTGATGACATACAG GTACTGCGCGATCGATTGTTTAAGGAGAACAAAGGGAAGCTGGTTGTTTGGTTGCAAAAAAGTTTGCTTGACTGCTGTTTCGTGAAGCTCAATCTGCTCAGCGGGACCGTCGTGGTCATGGAACCTGTCCCTTATCATTGCATTC tgcaaaaaaaatccatccCCATCGTCCCCTGGAATTTGGAGCAGTTCAACGTGCTCTCGTATCAACCGTTCGTCCTACTGCTACACAAGCTGGGATTCCACCTGCCGGCCGACGCTCGCAAGATGTTCGTCCGGATCCCCGAGTTCTGGACCGCCGACATACTGTACAACATTGCCCTGAAGCTGGGACCGCTGGAAAAAT CCATCATCAAGTTCGACCTGAAGCACCTGAACAAGGCCCTCTCGATGGAGAAGCAAACCAAGAGCGAACCCTTCCCCGTGTCGGACGGCGTCATCAAGCCCGACATTTACGGCACCCTTGCAAGGTCGAATAAGTCAAATCCTGTTCGCag TGGATACACGCCGGATGTCACCACCAACTGGTTGCAGGTCGTGATGAGGAACAAGGCTGCGGCCGAAAGCGCCAG CAGCACACGAGCGATGGAAATTCCGGTGACGCCGCAGGTAATCGTGTCCACCGGCGCCACCCTCCACCCCTCCAACGGAACCACTGGAGGAGGAAAACCCGCGTCCCACCCTAAGCTGGCACACGACCTGTCCATCATCGTTGAGGCGGCGTCCAACGACGAACTGCCCGTGGGAgaggaagacgacgacgacgagttggATCGGTCCGATGGTCCCGCCCTGGCCGGGCATGACGTCGTCAG TGACTGTGAAACCGCATCGGTGGCCTCCGACCTTACCAGGATGTACGTCAGCGACGAGGAGGACAAGCACGACATCGTGCCGCAAATCCTGTAA